The genome window GGAACCGCAACCTGTCGATTCGATCCTGCATGCTGTGTTCACAAGGCCCAGGCCGATTGCGACTGCCCGCGTCGGCACTCGTGCTGCTGTGTTCATCATGCTGGAGATTGTTGTACCTGCGTGTACACCCCGCGGAGCGGATATGTTAATGGAGCTTACAGCTTGATCGGCCATGATTTGCCATCGTATGCGCTGCACCCTGTCTCTAAGAACGGAGAGGTAGTTTTATCGGACCCAAGCCGCGTTTCTAAGAACTGGCTGTTGAAGGATGACGGAACGAGCTCTAAGGATGTCACTGAAAATGGAGGTGAGTCTTATCGAGTGAGCCAGAATGGCATAGCCTGGAAGCTGATCATATCCCGCAACTAGTCGTAAAGAAACATCCTGACCCCGTTACGGCGTATGACGACGGACCTCTCGCGGCGTACGTTCTTCGCCTCTATGACAGCGCGGAATTTCACGACTGCCGGATCCTATTGAAGTCTGGCAAAGACAACTTCCCACCGATCACCATCCGCACGCACAAGGTGTTGATCGCCCGTAGTCCTCTTCTCGCCTCGATTATGAAGTCACCTGCAGCAAAGCAGGATATACCCGAAATAGTAGCAATGGCTGGAGAGAACTTCCTGTTGGTCAAGGCGTTTGGGATTGCGCTTCAGAGTTTATACGGGTTGGCCCTCTTAAACCAGAAACGGCTCAGATCCATGACACTCTTCAGTCTGGGATATACCGAAGAGAGTATCAAATCGTCTCCATACCCGATCAATACGGCACTGGCGGATTTTGCCCTGTGCTACGCCAGCTCTGGGGCTTTCCTTCAACGGCGGGACATTGTCGAAACGGGTATCAAGCTGATTGTGGAAGTCATAAATTGGGACAACATCGAGCTGATCTTCTACTTTGGCTTCTGCATGTCTAAGTTTCTCATCACGGCGCCTCAGATGGCAGAGCTTGAGAAATCCTCAGCCGATCAGCCAGCCACCGATAACCAGGGACCACCAAATAGGCTCCACGGCGCCAATGACGAACTCCAGACCAGATGGGCCACGCATCTGTTGACCGCCGCGCTGGATTTCGTCGTCAACCGTATGGAAGCCGACTTTACATTATTCCCTCAGGCCCACTGCAAAGGCATGCCAGACCGGATTCCCGAATACCTACACTCCTCTCCGACGCTTTCTCTCCCCAAACTGGCAGAGGTCAAGTTCGGTTCGTTCGCAGCTCTCGAAGAACAGAAGCAAAGCCCCCAGATTGTAGCCACGTCAGCCGTCCTCGTCTGCCTGCCCTTCCAGCACTTGAAAGAAGCTTTTGTCAAGATGAACGCACGCGGTATCTTGTCCAGTACGTTGGCCCAGGCGATCTTGTTAGAGCGGGAGCAACGACGGGTTCAGGCCCTGCGTGCGTTTGCTCGGCTGCGCGCCCAGAACAGCGAGCAGGAGATCCCAGCGGAGATAATCGAGCTGGGGTTTCGGGAGTTCTTTACGTCGAGGAATGTTTTCTCGGAGGAGGACTCGTCTTCCGCGTCTTTGGAAATTTCTTTGGAAAGGGAATGGTTTGGGTTGGCTGGTGGGGAGGTGGTTATCAAGCACAGAGTGATCAAAAAGGCGAAGGAGTAGACCTTTTTACGCTCCCATCTACCACGGAGCCAGTGTCTGATTTCTACATTTCATGGTCCAAATAAAGTCACTGGCATGAGTTGAAAGTGCTGGTTAACATTGTTGACAGCGCGTGAGTTACAGGAGAATGCAGAAGGATTGACTAATAGAGGCCGGTGAGTTAtcatttctgcttcttgATTACTATCTGATTGGCTTGTGCCATAGCTCGTCTTGTGCAATTGCTCTTGTGAAGGAGTATCTGTTGGTTTTTAGgcatccttttttttttttttttttttttttttatctttgTCGACAATACGAACGGCGTTGCGTAGTCCAGGGAGGCGATAGGAAGAAAGCCGCTTACGACTTATCCGGGAAACCAAAATCAACACCGAAAGGAGGATAGACGAACCGCTGGaaggccttcttctcggcgAGTTCGTTTGTGTACTTGGCGATGGTAGccatatcctcatcgtcgaGCTTGATCAAGCTGGTGCGGTTCTCCTCAATACGAGAAGGTGTGACGGACTTGGCGAGAACGGAAGATCCGCGAGCGACTATTGCAGTATATTATTGTTAGTGGGTTGCACGCGAAAAGCGAAATTGGACTGGCAAATGGAAACGTACTGTGCCAGCTGAGGAGAACGCTGGCCGGGCTGACTCCTCTCTTCTTTGCAACCGCGACAATAGGCTCTGCCGTGAACAAGGGGCTTCCTGTGCTTCCCAGAGGGCTGTATGCGGTGATGTGGatccccttctccttgcagaaaTCTACAATCTCCTGCTGAGGGAGAGATGGGTGGTTTTCGATCTGGTTGACGGCCGGAACAACAGTCGCCTCGGGCAGTAGCTGCTCGAGGTACCTCTTGCTGTAGTTGGAGACACCAATAGCCTTGGTTTTGCCAGTAGCCAGGAGCTTCTCCATGCTCTTCCAGGTGGTGATGTGGGAGTGGGAGTGAACAATGTCCCGGGAGCCATCGGGGTGTTTGGGGAACAGCTCATGGTTTCCTTTCAACCAGTTAGGTTTCTGTGGTTTGCAAGGGTTGAAAGATGCTTACCCTCAGGGTTCATGGCCAGGGGCCAGTGCATCAGGTAGAGGTCGACGTAGTCCAAGCCCAGGTTCTTCAAGCTCTTGTCCAGAGCCTCTTCTACTCGTGTATGGTATGTGCACCACAGCTTGGTGGTGACAAACAAATCCTCACGCTTGACCTTTCCAGATTGCAGCGCCTCCTTGATACCATTGCCCACCTCTGTCTCGTTCTGGTAGCAGTAGGCAGTGTCGATGTGCCTGTATCCCACCGAGATAGCATGGCTGACGGCCCTCTCAACCTCTCCAGGTTTCGATTGCCATGTTCCTGTCATGAATAAGCTGGCCTGTTCACCGCGGACgaccgaggaggaacaaTCATACCCAGACCCAAGGCGGGGATTTCCGCACCAGTATTGAGCTTGAAGCGAGTTTCGTATACAGCCATGATGATTCTTTTGAGGTGACGACAGGAGTGAGGGGGCGCTATATTGTTCGTAGATATTGTAAGTAAATGAGACAAGAACGATAAAGGAGGAATGTGTGCCAAAGAGTAGAAAGAATTAGAACTCAGACATGGAGGGGAATAGCTGCCCCTCGTAGGTATAAAGGGACCCCCCGCGCCAATGCGGACCAGACGCCGGAGTTTCTCCATCAATCAGCACCAGCGTGGGGTCGGTCTATCTTTACGGCGACAATTCCCGAGCTGAATGGCATCATCTTGTCGCAAAAGTGCTATTACAATCTAATTCTTTTTACAAGAGGCTTATCTAAGTTGTACGTCAGGTGTCTCTAATCTGCTACCGAACGATCGATAGCATGCTGGATGACGAGAAATTTCCAGACCTGCGTCCGCTGGATTGCCCCCAGTCATCGTACTATCTCCATTTTCTGACCTCAGTGGACACCAAGGTATGCTGTAGGCAAGACCCGATGAGCCATCTACTGATGCTGCAGTCTCTCATTTAGAGCTGACAATGGCCAGAAACTGTTCACTTGCACCCCGCATGACCATGTCAATTGCTTACCAACGCAGAAACAGAGATAAGAGTCAACGGAATATGAGTGTGGAACAAAAGTTGGGGAGAATTCCAGAAATAGCAGGGATTTCCGTTATAAATGAAGAATGTTGCTGGGGACCGTGTTAATCCATGGGTTAACCCCGTCCATCCCACGCGGAGTGAATCTGTCATCAGAAAAAGATCCAGGGACTCGGGAAGAATGCAGAATGGTTCTCGGAAACCAGAATCCTTAAAACTGTGGCCACAACGGCCGATATCCGAACTTTGCCCCGTGGTTATGAGGTCAGCAGGTATGGATCATGGGCCAGTGCCGAGCCAGGTAGACTCATCAACGGTCAGCATGATTTGCGCTGCTTCTCCACTAATGCATCTGTACTCTTGAATGAATGGCTGTCCCTGAACCCCCTGGCCCAGATCTGTGCCTTCGATCTGCCCTCTCCCTGCAACTGTGGGGATTTGGCTGGAGCTAGTCAAATTGTCATGGATTCTCGAATATGCGGAAGCCAGAATCCGTGCAATTCATGCTACTCCTATCAGCCTTGGTCAAATCAGTCCATATTCACCGTTGCGGGTGCTGTTTCAGGCAATTTTCAGCATGTATTCACGTCGGGTCACGGATTCCCACGGGCATGTGGCGTTGAATGGATTGGTACTCGTGCTGAACAGTAAATACCTATACACCCGGCCATTGCTACTGAGCACTGAATCCTCTCCATCGATCATATAATAGCTTCGCAACACCCACTGCATCTCATCTTCCTTATTTTCCAAGCACCAGCAGCTGTttcatcctctccatcttGATCAGAAGCAGTACAAGAGTCCTTTCATCTAGCCTTTATCTACAACACAATGGCACCAGTTGCGATGAGCTCCGAACCTGCGGTGTTCAACACCAAGCGTGATGGACATGCTCTCGAGGACCTGTCCGACGCTATCGACACTGTCAACCTCCTCAAGAACGAGATGAAAAAAGAACGCGGATTGTATGACGAATCGGAGTTCGATAAGAACAAGGACAAGACTCAATTCCGACAGTACGAGGATGCTTGCGACCGCGTGAAGAACTTCTATCGCGAACAACACACAAAGCAAACAGTTGCATACAATCTCAAGGCTCGCAATGACTTCCACTCGAAGACTCGCGCTGAGATGTCCATCTGGGAAGCtatggagaagctgaacaCTCTCATCGACGAGTCTGATCCTGACACCAGCCTCTCGCAGATCGAGCACCTGCTACAATCCGCCGAGGCCATCCGTCGCGATGGAAAGCCCAGATGGATGCAGCTGACCGGTCTCATCCACGACCTCGGGAAGCTCCTCTATTTcttcgacgcgcaggggCAGTGGGATGTGGTCGGAGACACTTTCCCAGTGGGCTGCGCATTCGACGATCGCATCATCTACGGAAAAGAGTCTTTCAAAGAGAACCCCGACTACGAGCATGAGATCTACGGCACCAAGTACGGAATCTACACCCCTGGGTGCGGTCTTGACAACATGATGCTCTCCTGGGGTCACGACGAGTACCTCTACCACGTGGTCAAGGACCAGTCCACCCTCCCCGATGAAGCCCTTGCCATGATCCGTTACCACTCCTTCTACCCATGGCACCAGGCTGGCGCCTATCACGAGTTCATGAACGAGAAGGATCAGAAGATGCTTCAAGCCGTCAAGGCATTCAACCCCTACGATCTGTACAGCAAGAGCGACGATGTCCCGTCAGTTGAAGAATTGAAGGTGAGCTTCCCATCCTCCCATTCCACACGCAGAGTCATAAGCTAACACATCCTTCACAGCCCTACTACCTCGAACTTATCGACGAGTTCTTCCCAAAGAAGGTCCTCAAGTGGTAGACACTGTCGCCTTGCAGCTCGAAAATGTTCATCTCATTTGGCTTCGGCGTCCTATTTTTTGTTTCATATACCACCTGCCTCGTTTGACGATAGCGATGGATGATTTTTACGGCTTCGATTACATGCATGCTTCACCGGTCTTAATAGATATCTATATCGTTGTTACCTGCTCTCCTGAGTGAGGATTCTTGATTAGCTGCAGGCACAGTTTAATGCAGTTCTACTCTGGCATACGGGTAGCAAAATACTTCAGTGGTCTTTTTCCAGTGCATTGATGTACGCATATTCGTTTTCCACAGCCACCATAGGAAATAACCCTGCGGCTTTTCTTACATGCCGTACCGGGAATGATAcgattttcttcttttgtccTTTCTCAAGGGGAATTATGCTTTTCAGTGTGACTTCGTATGATTTGTATTCAATGCATCCATTTGCATGTTGTCAACCAAACGGTATCTCGGAAATAAGGTCCCGTGTGGGTGGCGGGGAATAAACAAGTGAAATTGTCTTTTAGCCTTCAGTCTTGTCTTCGTGGCAATTGACAAGAGGGCGAGCCTGTGTTGCAGAGATTTACTTCGATTTTGAGATAGAGATATAAATTGGTCATCATTTGGCAGGACCTGAGGATGCCAAAGCGCCCGTAGTTCGGTTCATAAATTGATACCTATCTATACACTATCTATGCAACCATGCAACTTCCAGAAATAGATCAAGTGATTTAAAGCCTCGGCTTATCGATACGGTTGCCAGCCTCATCAAAGAAGATCTTTTGGCCAGTGATCAGAGATTCTTGGAGGACACATCCTATCCGAACAGCCTGGACAGCACCCTCGAGCTTCACAGGGACGTCCTTGTTATCCAGGCATGCGGCCGTGAACTCATTAGCCTCCGCGACGAAAGCGTGCTCAAAACGATCGTAGTAGTTCTGCGGGATCTCGCGACGCACGCCGGTGCTGTCGAAGATGTTGACATGGTTCATGGCCGGCTGAGCATTGATGGTAAGCTTGCCCTGGGTGCCGATGATCTCGGTGGTATCTTCCTGACCCGCCGCCATCATGCGCGAGGCGTAGAAGTACGCAATCTTGCCGTCGTAGAACTCGACCAGACCCACCGCGTTATCGCGGTCGTTGTGTTTGCGGAGGTCCGGCTCGACCGCCGTGATGCCCACGGCGGAGACTGACCTGACCTTGCTGTCCTGGCCAAAGAACCAGAGCGCTAGGTCGATATCGTGGATTGAGCAGTCGACGAAGATGCCGCCGGAGAACTCTGCGTAGGCAACGAAGAAGCCGGTGGGGTCGAGCTTGTCGCAGGTCTGGCTGCGCATCACGGACGGCGAGCCGATGGAGCCCTGGGTCATCTTCTTGTGCGCGTCGCGGTATGAAGCGTCGAATCGCCGGGAGAATCCGCACATCACCTTGAGCTCAGGCTTTCGGGTGGCTGCATCGAGGACCGTTTGCGACTGGCAGCGTCAGCGTCAGCTGGAGGTTGCAGGAGCAACAAGGAGCATgaaaacagaaaaaaaaaaaaaaaaaaaaaaaaaaacctacAATCTCGACACTCGTGGACAGCGGCTTCTCGCAGAGGACATGCTTGTTGGCTTCTATAGCTTTGATTGTCTGTTCCGCGTGTACAGCAGTGGCAGAAGCCACAACGACAGCTTCTAGGCCTTCATGCTTGAGCATGTCGTCGTAATTCTTGTACAGCTTCACTCCGAAAGGGGCAAGGTGAACCTTTGCCCACTCTAGCTCTGCATCGTCCGGGGAGCTGGCAGCAACCAAATCGGCTCGCGGCGTGCGCTCCAAAAAGTTCAGCGCATGGCGCTTGCCCATGCGACCGAGACCTGCGCAGCCAACCTTCAACTTTCTAACGGACATTTTGGTAGGAGAGCAAAGGATGAGTGAGATAATAGGCTGTGCAAGGTCAAAATTGGTTGACTTTAGACCAATTGGCCGTGAAGGACGAGAACAATGGAAAGAAACACACTCAGATCAGGGACGAGCAAGAAGACTTAAATCATCCAGGATACTTTCTGCACTCGAAGTATCCGTACTGCAGACCGCTATGTCTCCGTCCCTCGTCGGATTGTTGGACAGGCAACACCAAAGTCTCTTACCCCACAGTGAGGAGAACTCTCGTGCAACTCAAGTTGGAGAGCCCAAAAAGCCCAAACAGGCGAGATAGTCCTCTGGCAATTCCATTCCTGATGAGCTTTGAACCAGGAAATAGGAACCCAGATCTGAGTAATGACTTCCGGCAATGCTACATGGTTGGAGTAGCATCCAGATTGTTCCAGAGTATCCACTTTCCGCACCAGCGGGGAAAAGGTCGGAAAAGAGCTTCCAGTGCTGATTTCCTCCAGCGGATGTCTGAATCCAGCAACTTTCCCCGCTCAATGGATGCGCTACGGATATGATCTCCCGTTCAGACGTCGAACACAAAGCAAAAGGAAGACGCGCCATGCCAAATGGATGAAACCAGAAACACTACTGTTCTCCCCAGGCTTGCACTTCTTAGAGCCACGTCGAGAGAGTGAAGCCTATCATTGCTCCGTTGTAGTGTAACGGCTATCATACCTGTCTTTCACACAGGAGatcggggttcgattccccgcaACGGAATACAatctttttgtttttttgtcAATCTTCCTTTTTAACTAGTCTAATGTCACGTTCATTGTCTCATCAATGCTCTCACCGTGCCACGAGCCTACAATGAAATCAGCATCACTGCACAGCTAATATTCCCCCTTGGGCTAAAAGTTTGGATGAAGCTATATATATCCTGCTAGCGACATGGCCTTTCACGTGCTCACCGCCGGactttctcctttccccGCAGAGCTGTCCGCATGGTTTAGATGGTTCAAGCAGTCATGGCTGCAGTCTTTGACTGTTCTACTCAACTTTCTTCAACAAAGGTTTCGGACTGGACTGACCCAGGTGACACATTGTGATGGCGTTTTGAATTACTTTCAGCTCTCACGAAAGAACCTTGTCCATTCGGCGCATAAACTCTTACGCGTCGTCCGTCGCGTCCAGGTCCGAGTAAGAGCATAGCTAAGCTTCGAAGTTGTTTGCAAGAGCTGCCATTCTTCTCTCTAGGTAGGCCAGTAATTATTAATTCAAAAATCGAGTTGATTTATCTCACTCACATGTCTGTAGACTCTTCATTTCTCAATTGTTATCCTCTCATCCTACAGATCACCTCGCAATACCTGCCATGGACTCGCCGCGCCCCCGTAACTGGAACCAGAAGTTATTTGCCACGTATTTGGGCGGGACGGACAAGGAGATCCACGAGTTGAGGCGCGTTTTGACGCAGTTGATGAGTGCGCATGGCAAATTGGACAAAGGGTACAAGTCGAAGGCTGCCAGAACGGAACTGCAAGAGTGGATACAGTCGAACTTGCACCGACTGCCCGGCTTCGTCCAAGATGCCTGTTTCAACAGAACCCGGATGGACGGGCTAATGGGAATGGCCTATAAGATCAAGAACGAACATGTACATTATCTTGCGGCACGCGGAAGACCGAACCATGCCGCCGAACCGCCATCGAGCACCTTCGACCAGGGCAGCGGCGTTGTCCATGGAAGTCAGAGAGTGGAACGAGAAGATAATCGTGACGTTTTTGATCAGCCCATCAGCAGTCTTCCCAGCAACGCGGTTGAGCAACAGGTCAATGCAATCGAAGTGGCCGGACCTGTAGCCGACGTGCAGGAGGAGACTATCGCAGAGCCTCCGAGCAAAAGAGCCAGGACAACGCTGGTTCAAACTGCTCCACTTCAACCTCCCCTGCCCGATTTGCTCTCCCGGAACATATGGGTTCTGAACGAAGTGAACCCCGCTAAGCATGGCTTATGCTCGATGCAAGACCTTCTTACCACCCCGGAATCGCGCAAAATCGATTTCGTACCGCGACTCATTGATTTGGACTTTGATCATTGGCTTTCGATTGTGGAGGCGCAATGTGACTATGACTTTACCGCGCATCGTTTGGAATATCGCCCTCCAGCGAACGTGGTGTCTCGCTCGCTGGGCCTACCACCGATCACGATACCGTTGTCGACTCAGAGCCAGTGGCGTGGTGCGATAAATTCTCAGATACATGCCGAAAGTGGCCGAGATCCTGTTTTTTATCTGGTTTCTCAGTGTGAGTATGATGACATATGATCTGAATGTGAGGGTCACTAACCGGAAGTCAGTAGGAGAAGATGTACAAAATCCATCAAACCCTCCGCtaccttctccttcctctgcAAACAATGCTTCCAGCGTTCGTCCCCCTCTTGTCGTCAAGCAAGAGTACGTCGAGGAACAGCTAAGGCTCGCAAGGATGCAATAATTAATGCTCCTGGCGTAGTGTCGGGCTGTTTGGATACCCTAAGGGTGCCGAAGAATCATGTGCCGATGCGAATAGTTAACTCTTGTCCTAATTCTCTATCTGCCTGGACGCAGATTCGCCTTTCCTTACAATGGTCGCTCAGAATGCCTAGACGTGACTCATATTCATCGCTCTGGGGACTAAGATACAGAAACACATTCTTAAGGCGCAAAAGAATTCAAAGTGAAATAGGAGCCAAGTGGAGTGCGGGGTGTGCATAGGCGCATTCTGATGGAAAAAGAACGCTCAAGACCGTGGGTCTCGACTACATTACGCTCGCGCCTCGTTGCCAGGCTGCTTCTGGGTAGATGACtttctggccttcttcttcgccgcagCCTCCACAGGGTCAACAAAGCCATCTCCTCGCAACCACGCCAAGGACTTCCTGACACCTTTACCCTGGACAGGCGATGGTCTGTGCTCCAGCAAGGAGCCCATGACCGCCCaggcgaggacgatgatcCACAAGTCTCCACCCTTCCAGCCTTTCCAAAGGCCATTTTTGACACCAACGTCCCACTTCGAGCGCACGGCCAGCCGGAAGAAGTACATGAAGATGCTACGACTGTTTTCTAAAAAGGCAAACGGTATGCCTGCAACTGCGCCGCTGAGGAAGAAACGCTTCGTGGGGAGGACGGAGCGTGGCAGGATAACATGCCAGAGACACAAGGTGCCCCATGCAGACCCAGCCGCAGCGGACAGAATGGCTGTCAgcttgatgatcttcttcgaAAGGCTATTCACCGCCGAGATTGGGTGAGACAAGATCGTCTTGAATTTGAGCACCGATAGTGCCAGGGTGACGGTAGTGAGGAACCGAGCAAGGGGTGGCACCGAAAGAAGAATATGATGCACGAATGCCGTGCCGCAGCTGGGGCTGCTCGGGTGAAGCAAAGCACATGCCAGGCTAGAAATAGATGGGTGCGCGGGTCCAGTAATAGGTGAAATGAACTTGACTGCCGATGGCAGAGTATTGGGGTCAGCAGGGTGCAGAATTGGCGAAATAAATGCTCTGTGCGTTATAGAATTAGTAACTTGGGTACTGTATGCTCCCATAGAAACGTAAAACTCACGGCCACCGCAACCTGGCAATGTTTGCCAGTGAATCGACCACAGCTTCCTTGTCCGGCCATGGGAATCCCGCCGGCAGACTCTCTGGTCGACCGCGGATGTAGCTGGGGCACAGCCTGAACAGAATATTTCCGAACCACTAAGCATTAGTCAGTACATGCCTTTTTCGATCCAGAAGCTCTCACAGGAGCGCGCAAATACGGGGAGGGCATACCTTGGGCACAGTCTCGCGATCAAAGACAAACGCATGGAACAGCTGCGCACACGACACAGGCATCAACAACCAGCTCGCGAACCACCAAGGCCGGTCCCCGAACCACCCTTTCTCGTCCAGCGCATTGAACACAAactccatcgtccgcgtcCCCGCATAGATAGCCGCCGTAATACGAAGCTGCGTCTGCGGACAGATGCCCAGCGCGAAACCGGCCATACTTGCCCCGACGGCGGGGGCATATCGCGATGTCAGTGCCCTGGAGACGCGTGGGTTGCGCTCGCGGAAGGGCCTCGCGTCATCCGTGCGAAGATTCGTGCGAAGCTTGACGAAAAAGCGATAGAGGAaacggtggaggaggacgacaAGGGAGAGCGAGAGGGAGAGACGGAAGTTGGGGGAGTGCAAGATCGAGGAGCGGGGTTTCTTCCTAGCATTGAAGCAAAACATCAGGGTTAGCGCTCTTTACTATTATTCTGAATATGTTCCGGCGATATTGCACAACTTACTTGGACATATCACCTTGGATGCGACGGACGATGGCTTCCACGAGCTTTAGCAGTCCGCcagagacgaggaagactcgCAGGGAGGCCCGCAGCGCGGCTTCATTGTGCTTGTTCTTTGATCGGACGATGGCCTCATATCGAGATGGCGAGGGGgccttgtctttgatggAAGGAGGTGTGCGCTGGATGATGTATTCGTGGAGGAGCTTGTACTCCTTGGCGCTCAGGGTGATGCGGAGAGCGTTGCGAACGAGAGGATGGGCGTCTGCGTCGGCGGGCGTCATGGTTCATCGACTTCGGGCAAGCATCAAAATAGACGTTTCACCGCTTGGAATAGAATCGCGAACAGAGGGACGAGACGGAGGAGATGTAAGGATGCAGAACGAAACGAAATGAATTGCCCAGAATCGCTCCGCTTCTTAGATGAAGCTGACCGCTGGCGACCTCGGCTTGTGAGTGGATGCTCATGCAAGTGCCACTCATAGAACAATCAGTAGAAATGAACCGCAGGAGAACAATTAATTCACATAGCTTTAATGATTCAAAACTGTAATGATGTCTATTGGAGGCCATTTATGCTGCTCAACTCCGTGCAGGTGTCAACAATCATTAAACCACATACAGATCCCTGAATTGGCCCCCCCATTTCCTCGGGAAAACTGCTGACAACGATGCAGCACCGATGAATGAGGCAGTCgagaagaatgaaagagaagaacGTAATAACAGCAAGAAGACATACATACAAAAAGGGGGAAGAAAGGGGGAATATCAACGCCGTGCAAGAATCCACCTTGATACGATACGCGCCATTATAAGACTCCAGAAAATCTAGACTGCAGAAGATCACCAGAAACTACACCATCCAATCCAATGCTGACATATGTTCTCCACACTCGTTGCCTGCGCGAGAAGTTTGTCCACTTGATCGCTCACATTGAGCTCTTCAGTGGGCTTGAAGTCTCTACCTGtgagcttctccttgacccgAGCAAGCACCTGCACCGCTCGTGCATTCTGTGCCTCACGGGCTTCGGGCGGAATGCCCTCCTGGACATCGAGGATACCACCGTCGAGGATAGATGGGCGACGGTGACGGGAGAAATTGCTGGGCTGAACGCCATGTTCAAGATTCATAACGGACGTAATGGACTGTCGGCGCTCAGTGCTGAACGGCGGCCGTTCTGGTGACTCGCGAATGTTCAGACGCCAGTTGATCAAGGGATCGTGAATGAACTATAGCGAAAAATAGAATGTTAGTTTGAGAATCCCAACTTCGGCTAGATACTGAGTGAAAAATGGACAAAACGTACTGCTTCCAGAACGGCCATAAGGGAATCCTTGTTGTCTCTGATCACGCGCATAACAGCCTCGCAAGTGATACGGTAGCTTCCCTCAATATTGCTGACTTCCATGGCGAAGGTCAACATGCGAGTTAACCGGAAGGGCACCCTCTCTGGATATTTCTCACGGTGCATCGCCACCTCGAAGCAGTCACCGAAATCGATATGAACGACTCTTCCTGTGGCGCGCTCCAGCAGAAGGTTGGACGGATGACGGTCACCCAGGCCCAGAATATAGCCCACCATCGACATGAC of Aspergillus fumigatus Af293 chromosome 2, whole genome shotgun sequence contains these proteins:
- a CDS encoding putative NAD binding Rossmann fold oxidoreductase codes for the protein MSVRKLKVGCAGLGRMGKRHALNFLERTPRADLVAASSPDDAELEWAKVHLAPFGVKLYKNYDDMLKHEGLEAVVVASATAVHAEQTIKAIEANKHVLCEKPLSTSVEISQTVLDAATRKPELKVMCGFSRRFDASYRDAHKKMTQGSIGSPSVMRSQTCDKLDPTGFFVAYAEFSGGIFVDCSIHDIDLALWFFGQDSKVRSVSAVGITAVEPDLRKHNDRDNAVGLVEFYDGKIAYFYASRMMAAGQEDTTEIIGTQGKLTINAQPAMNHVNIFDSTGVRREIPQNYYDRFEHAFVAEANEFTAACLDNKDVPVKLEGAVQAVRIGCVLQESLITGQKIFFDEAGNRIDKPRL
- a CDS encoding putative glycerol dehydrogenase, coding for MEKLRRLVRIGAGGPFIPTRGSYSPPCLSSNSFYSLAHIPPLSFLSHLLTISTNNIAPPHSCRHLKRIIMAVYETRFKLNTGAEIPALGLGTWQSKPGEVERAVSHAISVGYRHIDTAYCYQNETEVGNGIKEALQSGKVKREDLFVTTKLWCTYHTRVEEALDKSLKNLGLDYVDLYLMHWPLAMNPEGNHELFPKHPDGSRDIVHSHSHITTWKSMEKLLATGKTKAIGVSNYSKRYLEQLLPEATVVPAVNQIENHPSLPQQEIVDFCKEKGIHITAYSPLGSTGSPLFTAEPIVAVAKKRGVSPASVLLSWHIARGSSVLAKSVTPSRIEENRTSLIKLDDEDMATIAKYTNELAEKKAFQRFVYPPFGVDFGFPDKS
- a CDS encoding inositol oxygenase, with the translated sequence MAPVAMSSEPAVFNTKRDGHALEDLSDAIDTVNLLKNEMKKERGLYDESEFDKNKDKTQFRQYEDACDRVKNFYREQHTKQTVAYNLKARNDFHSKTRAEMSIWEAMEKLNTLIDESDPDTSLSQIEHLLQSAEAIRRDGKPRWMQLTGLIHDLGKLLYFFDAQGQWDVVGDTFPVGCAFDDRIIYGKESFKENPDYEHEIYGTKYGIYTPGCGLDNMMLSWGHDEYLYHVVKDQSTLPDEALAMIRYHSFYPWHQAGAYHEFMNEKDQKMLQAVKAFNPYDLYSKSDDVPSVEELKPYYLELIDEFFPKKVLKW